The sequence below is a genomic window from Dioscorea cayenensis subsp. rotundata cultivar TDr96_F1 chromosome 6, TDr96_F1_v2_PseudoChromosome.rev07_lg8_w22 25.fasta, whole genome shotgun sequence.
TGTACATGTACATATCAATCATATTTCAGTTTCTCATTTCTGAGAGATCAAGAGATCCTACATGCATGGTTTGGTATCCAAAAACATAGAAATTGATATACTTAAAATccaattatataataattaactatCAACAAGCACAAGCATAAGATGGTGTGATCTTTGCTTGATTCTTTGCTAGCTTTTGCTCCTTCATTTCATTGAGAACAGAAGCAGTCCAAGCAGAGAAGAATGACTCATTATACCCAATCTGCTTATCTTTATAGAAAGGAAAGCACCGAGAAGGATTACTCTCCGGGCACCGCTCGCCGTTAGGATCATTCCATTGGCCGGTGTGATTTATACCCGATGACTCGGCAATCCATCGGAATACATACTGTCCAACTCCGGCCAACTCCTTCCATCCTTTCGGAAAAAATTCCATTACACTGCTATTCTTATCCATGAAAATCATATTTGTGAGTTGAGCTCCATGCGGTGTTGCTAATACATCTGTTTCACTCATCAATTtcacctataaaaaaaaaaaaattcagataatTAAGTACAATACTCCTCCACACTCATACAAGTACTTGCAACTcttgattatatatttatatagaaacatcaaattaatatatatatcatatgaaAGTGAACCTGATCACAAAAGGTAAGATTATTAGGCCGAGCAACCCGTAGTCGGCAATCTTCGACTTTGAGGCACGCCTTTTCGAAGATGCTAATAACTGCATTATCATCCTTGAATGATCTCTTCCCTAGTCTGAGAAGCAATGTCAATCTTACAATCACTTTCTCTTCATCAATGTCATCTTTCTTGATTCCACAATAAGCTCTTGCCTTGCACCTTATCAAGTCATACACTTgctcctttttttcctttgacaTTGATCCTTGATTCCTTCTGAACACCACTGCCTTCTCCAAACAACTAGTTGTTTTCCTTCCATTGAATTCTTCAATTACTAGTGATTTTGGTTGGAAGATAGCTATCAATAGCTCTTTCAACCAAGGACTTATCCTCTTCCTTAATTCTCCACGGCGGTAGAGTAGCCACCTATTAGGTAACATGCATGACTTGCTTTGATGCCATGAAATGAAAGGAATCATTGCGGACATACCATGCCAAAGATTATCGTAGTCGTAATATGTGTCGGAGATGAAAGTGAGGCCATTGAGTAGGTCGATATCGCTGGTGAGAGACACCGGGgaaataaatccatagaaattCTTTGTTCCATTGGAGATGCTTCTACCGGAAAGGCATAAAAGCTGACCGTCGGAAGCCTCGGAAGGAAAATATACGTGTTCCGGTCCACCGTCTTCTCTAGTATCATTCATAGAGCTCATGAACCATGTGTGGCCATCCATCGGTTTATCGGCGAAGCGAAGATCCTTTAAAGGCAAGAAGGAGATGTGTTGGTAAGAAGAGTTCAATGAGAATGATGTCTTTAAGGTTTGAATTTGGAAAATGATGAGGAGAGTGATGAAGGTGGAGGTAAAACAAGAGAGGAGGAATCTAGGGGAGCGAATAGAGATAGAGAAGCTCTTTTGTTTGAAAAGAGATTTCTTTTGAGTGGGGTTATAGAAGTTCATTTTGGAGAATATGGCCTTCCCTAGGTCTTTGCTAAGACCAAATGGGGATTGagagagtttttatatatatcattgtgTTTGTTGTTTAGCTATAAGATGAATTAGTAGAGTTTGTTAGTTTGTTTATGAAGGGAAAGAGGTTGGAGGAGTTCCATGAAGTTAGTTAGTTATCAACGTTAGATAGcatgaaaagaagagaagaaaggacATGAATGGattcaaataaatgaaaaaaataaatgggaagtGTGTGATGTGTTTGTACTTTTTATATGGACAAGATGCAACCTTTCTGGAAGTCAACCATAGAGGTAACATGGTGGGTTGGTCAAATACCTAACGTCTAGTTTCATGGAcgtaaaaagaaaattatatttatacccTCCACTAATTAACTTTTTGGATGAGCCACTGTtgacattatttatatttagagtGGATATTGGATAAGAAGAGATtcgatctccaaatctctcatgTAGGAATCCCTTGTTTTAATATCCACTAACAATTAaccattgatatatatatatatatatatatatatatactaataataatatagatatatgttttatttactaCCCACATCTTTGTAAAATTGACAAAATGACTTGTGAACTCAAAATTAGTTTTGATGTTTTAAATccagatgatatatatatttccccTTTTATACCttcaattatataattttttttattatatatattattagaaattaTGTACAAAATAAgagatgttttttttaaatttttttatgaaactcatgatttatttattaatacataatgtatattttaaaatatattttataaaatttaaaaataaaaaagccatTTTATCttgaattaaaacatcaaaattgagGGATGACAATATTACCCTTTTTTTTAAGgctatatataaatgtaaattcCCCAAAAAGATGAATGGCAATTAGAAAGTTTATGTTGCATTGAATTTAGGCAAAATGTTGACGTATGAGTGTTAGGTTGAAACGCATAAGATTTGGATGATAAGaaagcttaaaaaaattaatcttgtgtttgccaTTGCAAGCATGAAATGAATAATCAATTGATGATGAAGTTTTTTTTCTCTgatatttaattgaaattaataGAAGTGGATAGGTGTCACTTTGGCGTGTGGCttgaaatcaattcaacaattTTGATGCTTTTTAGAGTCAATCACTTGTTTTTATAGTTAACTATTAATGCATgtgataaaaattaatttgttgaaaTTCCTCAActtggttttaaatttaaaatcacaTGCAAAAAGGAACACAACCTTTACAATGAACTtggtttaaaatatattaaattaaatagaaaacttGTATTGATTAAAGATTGTTTACACCAAAAATTTTGTAAGACATCATTTTTTCAATGTAAGAAGATGGAGATTGTTTTTCAAGATATAATTGAttcccttaaaaaaatattatgaattgAAACTTTAATGGTGATGATCGGTGCTTTTTCCCAATAATAACATTGCTTGTGCAATATATCATCATTTTATACAAACTTTGATTAAAGATTCtgtttttaattatgtaatttatataaaaaaggttatgtgaaaaaataaattaatataaaaaataattattttataaaagttaattacgaaaggatatatatatatatatatatatataaaagatagttGACATATAAAAGATTGTTTTATGTCTTGAAGTTGGTCCATAAAATTCATCTCACATGCTTACAACCATGTTCCtatcttattttgatttgtgGAATTTCCTTGTTTAAGATATGAAGTTGCCGTATTATGATTAGACCAGTCAAAACGGACCGGTGAGGTGGGCCAGCCCGTGGACTACCAAAACCCGTTATTTGGCGGGGCAGGCCGACCCGTCATTTGGCGGGTTGGCAAAATGTCAACACGACCCAACCCACCTTGGATTGGCGGGTTGAGCGGGCCGgtccactaaaaatataaaacatttaaaagttatatagtttatatattgattatttttttttaacataccaaaccaaaccaaaagatATTTGTTAAAGcacaaaacataatacaaaagatgtatttcaaaaaatattttacatacgaggttataataaatcacacaactaaaataataaaagaagtaaataacaataaatcCAACCAAGTTAACCAATTAACCCAACATTTAAAAATTCCCACATGAATTGAACAACTATAGATAAGAGAAATATCAATACCATGATATTACATAAAGCACCTAAAACATTTATCCTCATTTaatctttaattcttttttttttttagtcaattaaAGGGGCGGGCTAGCTCACCCCGCCCCACCCATAACCCTAACCCAAACGGGTTGGCATGTTTTACTAGGGTTTGCCCAAACAGCCTACAAAAGTGCTAACCCAATCCAGTCAATTTTTGTTGGCGATGTGATCAACCCCGACGAGTTAGGCCCTGCTTTTGACAACTCTAATTATGATAcatcaaaatccaaaaatatataaaaagaatctaaatttgaaaaatatcaaattggTAATCAAGAATATTTCCagcttcaaaaaaattaaaaaaattaagctcaaacaaatcaaaaggAATAAATTCAATCTCTCTTTGacgaataatttttttttttttaaaaaaagtcttTATCAAAGTTAACAAATTAACGAAGTATATCGATTGCACTCTTGCAATTATGTTGACAGAAAGTAActtagatttaatttaaaaataaaaaataaaaaaaatcatctaagaTGAGATGATCCTTAATGTatgtaatttatctatttttttaaataaatattagtctctataatgtttttttaaattacaaaaaatatcaagtgaatgtatttttgaattaaaaaaaggatCTCTACGctaattcaattaaattatgttcaaattttgttttattatattcgTTGACCCTTATcagatgcaaaaaaaaaaaatatatatatatatatatatataaagtgtaaTAATTTCTTTGAGGCCCAATTTGATTCACTTTGATTTGCTGCAATCAATGTCTTTGTTCAAAGTACCTTGCACATCACTGTATGActagtgaatatatatatctttaaagtCTAATTATAAAGCTtccttaaatatataaacatgtgGATCAAAATGAATCAAAATGGGTATCAAAGAAGTTAATACTCTTGTTCCCCAATTGAGTCATGAAAGTTCTCATAGAGATGGGTTGTGAACCACATGGCCAATGAAAGGGACATAagcatatatattcaaatacatTGTCCTATGTATAATGtctcaaaaaatatattaaaaaaacatcacaTGTCACACCAAATTTATTTTCTCTGTGATAGCCCTTAATGATTAACACTAtaaatgttattgttatttttttttaattaaaattgatattttataattttatttttataatataaatatgacttttatttctttgtgCTTGGGATGGAAATTATTGTGCAATATGCACACTAATAGCAAGGTTATTATAgtgagtaaaataataataataataataataataataataataataataatagagagGCACAAAATTTTATGGTGGTTATTGTTAAGAAAATATCATTACTaacaatttgataaaagtacaaaaaatatAGAACAATTTCACAAACCTATATTTCAAATTCACTTGAATTAAAACCTTTTCTTGTCTCCaaacacaaatattaattttaattacattaaCTGTCGCACTATGAGAAATCTAAAAAACTTGCTTAATttatatgggaaaaaaaataattattaagtcTAAAAAAGgacttaaataatttggaactCCATGTGATGGATATTGTAACCTCTTTGCATACTTTCAAAATTTAACAaccaaaattcaacaaaaatgaTCTGTGAATGTGATGTATGATCGACTTGTTcaactttcttttttcttcttcccatATTTTCGAAGGCACAAATAGTGATAGACAAATAGAAAAGTGTTGGGTTTTAGCTAATTTGGGCTAGAAGAAATAGGATTGGGGATTTGGCCTAATCCCttaacgaaaagaaaaaaaaagaaaactagatCAATAGTGGAAGCATTTGAAGGCACAATGAtaatgttagtgcaaccgcactatttattggcatgatttgacaccaagacaagataacgtggcaaccatggtgacaaagcataattgatgacatggaaagcatggtgacatggcaaagagACTTGGGGTGCAAGGCAAATCAtcttaaatatggtggagctatttttagtatgtttatAACTTaggccaaatatcttgaagattttggtggaattattcttggaaacatgaagacaagatcatatcaagaccatatttaggtgatttgattgaagactaaatatggtggagcttaattgaagaaatatctattcatggtatgaatgaaggctaattgaagatatgatttgaagaatccttgatgagaatgattgaagatcattatcggcaagatttgaagaccaaacttgggtgaattgaagatcaagtttggagaatctttgaagaccaaacttggaaggttgaagatcaagtttggcaagttccATGAAAACGCACAAgaacgtgcgccccttgcgaggggactgcgtgatgaggaactgaggaggtaggctagttgccggcagtcgagattgggagatttggctgcatcgactcggacgaagcatgaccgggaggttgatgggtcttgaggttgtCCGCAACATAACtaaaactcagtcaagtcagcagtcggGGCCATGTtacaacttatgttacaacaggagttgcaatagctaatttctgaaagtttttaaattagtagccgcggagattccaaaagaggtatgtgctatatttgggacgttaatgcatctatataagctaccttgctcgtagattgtaagtgtgactcttggaggagagtgggtgagcactagacaatgtAGAGAGGGTAGTATTCTTTATtattgagtgagtgagtgacaagtgtttgta
It includes:
- the LOC120263832 gene encoding uncharacterized protein LOC120263832 — protein: MNFYNPTQKKSLFKQKSFSISIRSPRFLLSCFTSTFITLLIIFQIQTLKTSFSLNSSYQHISFLPLKDLRFADKPMDGHTWFMSSMNDTREDGGPEHVYFPSEASDGQLLCLSGRSISNGTKNFYGFISPVSLTSDIDLLNGLTFISDTYYDYDNLWHGMSAMIPFISWHQSKSCMLPNRWLLYRRGELRKRISPWLKELLIAIFQPKSLVIEEFNGRKTTSCLEKAVVFRRNQGSMSKEKKEQVYDLIRCKARAYCGIKKDDIDEEKVIVRLTLLLRLGKRSFKDDNAVISIFEKACLKVEDCRLRVARPNNLTFCDQVKLMSETDVLATPHGAQLTNMIFMDKNSSVMEFFPKGWKELAGVGQYVFRWIAESSGINHTGQWNDPNGERCPESNPSRCFPFYKDKQIGYNESFFSAWTASVLNEMKEQKLAKNQAKITPSYACAC